One Anatilimnocola floriformis genomic window, TGTGCTGCGCGAGGGCCAGCAGGTTCTTCACATCGGCGTCCCGGATTTCACCATCGACGCCGATGCGGGCAAAGTGATCGATGACGACCGTCGTGTCGGGATGCTTACGGCACATGTCGGCAACGCCTGGCAGATCTTCGGGATTGATCAGGCAGCACATGGCCTGGCCGGTTTCGCCGCCAGTCTTCCACATCGCGGCCATGCCGTCGCCGCTGAGCCATTTTTCCTTGCGAATCCACGACGTGATCCGAAAGCCTCGGACGCGCTTTGTCAGCAACTCGGGCATCTGCTTTTCGGGCACTGGCTGCGTGTCGTCGAGCATGCCGGTCACCGCAAACGTGCCGGGAAATCGCGCCGCGCAATCGATCAGGTAGCTGTTGTCCCAACTGTGATAGGTGTGATGCTGAATCAACACCGCGCGCCCCACCTTCACCGGATGCGCCTGCTTCAGAAGTTCCTCGGGCGTGAAGCTCGGCGGATCGAGATCGGCCTGCGTCTTGCCGTTCGCGAGCGGCCACTTCTTCGTGTCCGGCGACCAGACGTGGGAGTGAGCATCAATGAGTGGATGCTCGGCAAATTTGTCCTCGGCAGCTCGCGCGGGCCAAGTGGAAGCCATGACAACTCCAGCGACTGCCGACGAGCACAGAAAATCCCGCCGGGAAAAATCGTTCGACATAGTGGCCTCATCGAGTGGATGGTTGCCAGTGGATTATAGCCGCAGCGGTGCTTCCCTAAACAAGAAGCTCGAGGACGCCGTCGCGACGAGCGAGGCAGCATCCTGTCCTGCTCCCCTCGCCCCGCTTCGGGGAGAGGGGCTGGGGGTGAGGGGTGAACCGAAGCGAGAGTCTGCTAATGAGCACGCACTATGGATTGCCGACCAGTTCGCCAGAAAATTGAGTCAAACTCACGCATTATCCCCTCACCCCCGACCCCTCTCCCCGAAACGGGGCGAGGGGAGAGATAAGGCCGCGACGGCGTCGCTGGCGTGAATCGCTACCTGGCGGGGCTACGCCGGACCAGAGTTGTCCAGGCGTGTTGGTCTAATCTCTTTTCGCCACTCGGTCTCGCGCGCTACGCGGGCCTCGAGCCGGTTACTGCTGCGCGGTCTCAACCAATCGCGGCAGTGTTGTGAAACACCCATGGAATCATTCGCAAGGTGCTCGATGTTTGGCCAAAACGTTGTTATCGGTGACTGCAAAATGATTGTCGAGTGTTGTGAACTGTTGTTAGAAAATCGGCGGTATTTTGTTCGCAAGCCCTTACCA contains:
- a CDS encoding amidohydrolase family protein → MASTWPARAAEDKFAEHPLIDAHSHVWSPDTKKWPLANGKTQADLDPPSFTPEELLKQAHPVKVGRAVLIQHHTYHSWDNSYLIDCAARFPGTFAVTGMLDDTQPVPEKQMPELLTKRVRGFRITSWIRKEKWLSGDGMAAMWKTGGETGQAMCCLINPEDLPGVADMCRKHPDTTVVIDHFARIGVDGEIRDADVKNLLALAQHKKVNVKLSAYYALGKKEAPYEDLLPMIRRVLTAFGPERCMWASDAPYQVVKGHTYAASIALLRDRAGLSAGDQEQLFRKTAERIYFA